A window of Halobacillus naozhouensis genomic DNA:
AGAAATAGAACGAGTTTTAGCGAAAATGGATCAAGATCAGCCTGTTGATTTAGCCAACATTAATTGTCCAGGGCAAATTGTGATCTCCGGTACATCAGACGGAGTGAAACACGCTTCCGAACTGTTACAAGAAGCGGGAGCAAAGCGAGTATTACCACTTAACGTCAGCGGACCTTTTCATTCAAGATTGATGAAGCCGGCTAGTGAAAGCCTGGCGAACTCCTTAGAGGAAACTGCATTGCATGACGCTAAACTTCCTGTGTATGCAAATGTGTCGGCAGAAGCTGTTACAGATTCCGGAAAGATCCATAGTTTATTAGTACAACAACTGTATTCACCTGTCCGTTTCCAGGAAATTCTTGAACAATTTGTCGAAGAAGACATCGACGCGATTGTGGAAGTCGGGCACGGCAAAGTATTAAGTGGTCTCGTCAGAAAGGTAAAACGCAGAATGAAGACGTTTGCTATCGGTGACCCGGAATCAGCAGCTTCATTTTTAGAATGGTATAAGGAGGATTCATAATGCTTCAAGAACAAGTTGCACTCGTCACTGGTGCTTCGCGCGGGATTGGCCGGGCCATCGCCCTTGAGCTTGCTCAAAATGGTGCAAAAGTAGCTGTGAATTATGCGGGCAGTGAAGATAGAGCCGAAGCGGTTATTCAGGAAATTAAAGACAACGGCGGTGAAGCCATTAAAATCCAAGCCAACGTCTCTCAAGCAGACGATGTCAGCCGCATGGTGAAGACAGTGGTAGAAGAATTCGGCCGCTTAGATATTTTAGTGAACAATGCTGGAATTACAAAAGATAATCTCTTAATGCGTATGAAGGAACAAGAGTTTGATGATGTAATTGATACTAACTTAAAAGGTGTCTTTATGTGTACGAAAGGCGTAACCAGACAGATGATGAAGCAGAAGTTTGGCCGGATTATTAATATTTCCTCTATCGTAGGAGTTTCAGGTAATCCTGGACAAGCCAACTACGTAGCTGCTAAAGCAGGCGTCATTGGGTTAACGAAATCCAATGCTAAGGAACTGGCTTCACGAAATATCACCGTAAATGCTGTGGCTCCTGGTTATATTACAACAGACATGACCGATCAGCTGACGGACGAGCAGCGAGAACAAATGCTTGCCTTGATTCCGCTTAACCGCTTAGGTGGAGGAGAAGACGTTGCTCGAGCTGTACGTTTCCTCGCTTCTGGAGATGCTGCCTATATTACAGGTCAAACACTTCATATCGATGGCGGAATGGTCATGTAAATTGATCTGGTTTCCGGAAGTGAAATCTACTATAATAACTGAAGGGAGGTGAAGTTCCTATGGCAGAAACATTTGATCGCGTAAAACAAATCATTGTCGATCGTCTAGATGCAGACGAATCTAAAGTTACAATGGAAGCTTCCTTCAAAGAAGATCTAGAAGCAGACTCTCTTGACGTAGTAGAATTAGTAATGGAGCTCGAAGATGAGTTTGATATGGAAATCTCTGATGAAGAAGCTGAAAAAATCAATACGGTTGGCGACGCTGTGAATTACATAAACAGTGTATCCTAACCATTGAATAGCTGCCTGTTTTTCAGGCAGCCTTTCCTATATTACTAATTTTAAAAAGGGACAAGGTGACGTATGGAGGATTTCCCCAGTTTCCAAGATAAAATTAACCAACAATTTAAAAATCTATCGTTGCTGGAACAAGCTTTTACCCATTCATCCTATGTGAATGAGCATCGCAAAACAGACCGTGAAGATAATGAGCGCCTTGAATTTTTGGGAGATGCCGTCCTTGAATTAGGGGTGTCTCAATATTTATATAAAGAATTTCCGAACAAGCCTGAAGGAGAATTAACAAAACTGAGGGCATCAATTGTTTGTGAAGCTTCACTCGTCAAATTTGCAAACGATTTAAATTTTCAGGACTTAATCTTACTCGGTAAAGGGGAAGAAATGACCGGCGGCCGTAATCGTCCAGCTCTGTTGGCTGATGTATTCGAGGCATTTATAGGTGCCTTATACTTAGATAAAGGCTTTAATCAAGTCGTGCATTTTCTTGAAAATTACGTTTACCCTAAGATCAAAGAAGGTGCTTTTTCTCATGCGATGGATTATAAGAGTCAGCTCCAGGAGTTCATTCAACGGGACCGAAACAGCAGAATTGAGTATGAGATTGTAGAAGAAAGAGGTCCAGCACACAGCCGCGAGTTTGTAGCACATGTCCGGATCCAGAATGAGAATGCGGGGATCGGCATTGGGCGTACGAAAAAAGAGGCAG
This region includes:
- the rnc gene encoding ribonuclease III; translated protein: MEDFPSFQDKINQQFKNLSLLEQAFTHSSYVNEHRKTDREDNERLEFLGDAVLELGVSQYLYKEFPNKPEGELTKLRASIVCEASLVKFANDLNFQDLILLGKGEEMTGGRNRPALLADVFEAFIGALYLDKGFNQVVHFLENYVYPKIKEGAFSHAMDYKSQLQEFIQRDRNSRIEYEIVEERGPAHSREFVAHVRIQNENAGIGIGRTKKEAEQKAAQQALINQGAM
- the fabD gene encoding ACP S-malonyltransferase: MKRIAYIFPGQGSQEVGMGQDMYETYPQVKELFDAADEALGYSLTSLMFEGPAEELTKTENAQPALLLNSVAMAKVLEEEGVTPAMTAGHSLGEYSALVSAGSLDAIDAVKLVHTRGKLMEEAYPTGLGAMAAVLGLDKEEIERVLAKMDQDQPVDLANINCPGQIVISGTSDGVKHASELLQEAGAKRVLPLNVSGPFHSRLMKPASESLANSLEETALHDAKLPVYANVSAEAVTDSGKIHSLLVQQLYSPVRFQEILEQFVEEDIDAIVEVGHGKVLSGLVRKVKRRMKTFAIGDPESAASFLEWYKEDS
- the fabG gene encoding 3-oxoacyl-[acyl-carrier-protein] reductase → MLQEQVALVTGASRGIGRAIALELAQNGAKVAVNYAGSEDRAEAVIQEIKDNGGEAIKIQANVSQADDVSRMVKTVVEEFGRLDILVNNAGITKDNLLMRMKEQEFDDVIDTNLKGVFMCTKGVTRQMMKQKFGRIINISSIVGVSGNPGQANYVAAKAGVIGLTKSNAKELASRNITVNAVAPGYITTDMTDQLTDEQREQMLALIPLNRLGGGEDVARAVRFLASGDAAYITGQTLHIDGGMVM
- the acpP gene encoding acyl carrier protein; protein product: MAETFDRVKQIIVDRLDADESKVTMEASFKEDLEADSLDVVELVMELEDEFDMEISDEEAEKINTVGDAVNYINSVS